CTCACGTAGAGAAAACAGTTAGTTAGTTACATGTTAGTTACTTTTTGCATTGTATATGATCCAAGTAGATGGCTTGATGTAATCTGTTTCTGTTTGTTCACTTCCTTGATTCATTATTACTAACGAATGGCCGAATGGGGTCACCAATAGAGCAGCTGATTCGGACATTCCTGCTGGACTCTCTGATGGCAGTGATTCAACTGTATCGGAATTAGTACAAGAGATCAAACCACGGTAATTGTTAGATAGACAACAACTATATTTGCTTGCTGAAAATTTTATGTACAACTACTGTAATAGTGGTAATTAGATTAGGcattttatatttaacaaatGGAATTGTATGCTCAAACCACATTTCACATTATTTGGTTGGAATTGGGTTGTGCGCTTGAGATTTGACAGGGTAAGGCCTCTGGTTCCTTGTTCAGTTGAGTGACTTTCATATTCTATTGTGTTTATTATACTTGTTGTAGGAtggtaaaatttaatattgtatTTGTAATCCTTGAAAATGGGAATGAAAATCTCACGAGTGGTAAAACTAGAATGGGATTTGGTTGAACTGATAACcaaaagattaattaaaaattataagactaGGAGGGGGTATCGTGATTTGTCTCATATTTTCTGGAGGAATTTGGTGTGCCAAATGTGCCTTTTGCAGTCTCTCTTGTGGCCTTTGTAAAGAAGGCCTGACTCTGAtctttgcaatttttttctcatgattttttttggggGGTTAGTTATCACATTGCAGGCACCAAAGGCATATACTATGCCCGCGAACCATATTCCAATGTTGATGCTGTGCATGTCACTCGTTTCATAGGGCTTGCGTCTGTTGGAAATAGAGATAAGCAGGTTTGGCCTTTTGTCTTTATTGACATGTCTGATTTCAGatggtaatttatttatttttatcaacaaaattaacTTGCCCCTTTGTTGCCCCCTTAATCGTTAATAGTTTTTTAGAGCTGTAACATTTTGTTTGCTTCTGCATTCCAGAAATTTATTCATGCAATCTCCCCCACACCCGCATCCACCATGTCTTCAACTGAGATTGCCATGAAAACCACAAATACCACCTTATCGCCATACACATTCAAGGAGAAAAGAACTTCTCCAATGGATTCAGCAAAGAGATCCAGTGATTCTATCTCTGATCCTCAATATTGGAGATATGATGTTGCTCAAAAGCGACAAAAACATGAAGCTGGACATGGTGATAAATTGTGTTTCAAATTTGTTTCTTCTGGCTCTTGTCCACGAGGAGAGAAGTGCAATTTTCAACATGATACAGATGCAAGGGAGCAGTGTATGAGAGgtgtttgttttgattttttgaatAAGGGAAAATGTGAAAGGGGTCCAGATTGCAACTTTAAGCACAGCTTGCAGGATGAGGGCAACAGGCTTCCTTCTAGGAGGCCTGGATCTGGCAGGTTTTTCTTTCGACTTACTATTTTCTATAATCAATTTGCATTCTGTTATTTAGTGATCCTTGATTTGTAAGTCTCtgtattttgttaatattaatgtaataaaaaattgattttgttattCAGTTATTCctcatatttgtttatttgattcttccttgttctttttaacttttagtcATTGACAAATGTATCCTAAAATACAACTGCAGGTCAAAAGAATGTTGGTTTTGCTTGTCAAGCCCGAATGTAGAGTCACATTTAATCATAAGCATTGGGGAAAATTACTACTTGGCACTGGCTAAAGGTCCACTTGTTGAAGACCACGTACTGATAATACCAGTCGAGCATATGCCTAGTACCTTATCTATGCCTCCTGAATCTGAAATAGAGCTCTCTCGGTTTCAGAACAGTCTCAGGAGTTACTGCAAGAGCCAAGAGAAGGAATTCATCTTTTTTGAGTGGGTCTCTATACGTGGCACTCATGCCAATCTTCAGGTAGAAGTTTCTGTTGATAGTGGAAATTCTCAAAAGGACATGATATTTACATTTCATTTAATGATCTGACTTGCTTTCCCTTCTTCCCTACCTTTTGTTGCCCTGCCTGTCCACTTTCCCCTTGTATAATTTGCTTAATTTCATTTTGGATATCCAATCTCTTCTCCATTTTGTTGGTTAGTTATTTTCAGCTCTATCAGTAGTAGTTTGTtgattaagt
This region of Glycine soja cultivar W05 chromosome 17, ASM419377v2, whole genome shotgun sequence genomic DNA includes:
- the LOC114391438 gene encoding zinc finger CCCH domain-containing protein 64-like, which produces MAPRILLCGDVLGRLNQLFKRVSSVNKSAGPFDALLCVGQFFPDSPEQLEDFTKYIEGGSHFPLPTYFIGDYGVAAPKLLLQASKDSANQGFKMDGFKVCHNLYWLKGSGKFPLFGLSVAYLSGRKSSSGQQFGNYTEDDVDALRAIAEEPGVVDLFLTNEWPNGVTNRAADSDIPAGLSDGSDSTVSELVQEIKPRYHIAGTKGIYYAREPYSNVDAVHVTRFIGLASVGNRDKQKFIHAISPTPASTMSSTEIAMKTTNTTLSPYTFKEKRTSPMDSAKRSSDSISDPQYWRYDVAQKRQKHEAGHGDKLCFKFVSSGSCPRGEKCNFQHDTDAREQCMRGVCFDFLNKGKCERGPDCNFKHSLQDEGNRLPSRRPGSGRSKECWFCLSSPNVESHLIISIGENYYLALAKGPLVEDHVLIIPVEHMPSTLSMPPESEIELSRFQNSLRSYCKSQEKEFIFFEWVSIRGTHANLQAIPIPSSKAIMVEKVFNLAAQKLGFEFVAKKFDSISDGRKFLKTQIDGDSSLFYAQIPGGTILLHHVEEKEKFPAQFGREVLAGLLNMADNADWRNRKHSKDEEKEIVEDFKSRFQEYDPNC